A stretch of Prunus dulcis chromosome 6, ALMONDv2, whole genome shotgun sequence DNA encodes these proteins:
- the LOC117629990 gene encoding probable WRKY transcription factor 74: MDEVEEANKAAVESCHGVLSHLCPPKGQVHCKNLLAETEEAVFKFKRVVSLLGGGLGHGRVRKLKKFKPPPLPQNIFLDGPNYRLDISTKPLQLLPPPSLENRRAEKDSKYGSSLQHTHSQKVFLGNPVVDLDMKIKHPLQIPKTKPLQQYHFLEQKHDHQQEIQRLQLQPQQLKYQADTMYSGRNRGINLAFDRSTTRTPSMSSARSFVSCLSMDGGVANTHCDSFQLIRGVPQPPDRISQQQRRCNGAGEKGTVKCGSSGKCQYPKKRKVRVKRSFKVPAISNKIADIPADEYSWRKYGQKPIKGSPYPRGYYKCSSMRGCPARKHVERSLEDPAMLVVTYEGEHKHSPSDQ, translated from the exons ATGGATGAGGTTGAAGAAGCTAACAAAGCAGCTGTTGAGAGCTGCCACGGAGTTCTCAGCCATTTGTGTCCACCTAAGGGCCAGGTTCATTGTAAAAATTTACTGGCAGAAACTGAGGAGGCTGTGTTCAAGTTCAAGAGAGTTGTGTCTCTTCTGGGCGGTGGCTTAGGCCATGGAAGAGTGAGAAAGTTGAAGAAGTTCAAGCCGCCACCTTTGCCTCAAAACATCTTCCTAGATGGCCCTAATTACAGATTAGATATTTCAACAAAACCCCTCCAATTACTCCCACCtccttctcttgaaaaccGACGCGCAGAAAAGGATTCGAAGTATGGAAGTTCTCTGCAGCACACACACAGCCAGAAAGTGTTTCTTGGAAACCCAGTAGTGGATTTGGATATGAAAATCAAGCACCCTCTCCAAAttcccaaaacaaaaccattgCAACAGTATCATTTCCTCGAACAGAAGCATGACCATCAGCAAGAGATACAAAGATTGCAGCTTCAGCCCCAACAGTTGAAATATCAGGCTGATACAATGTACTCTGGGAGAAACCGTGGCATCAACCTTGCATTTGATAGGTCTACTACCCGCACTCCCTCCATGTCGTCAGCCAGATCATTTGTATCATGTTTGAGCATGGATGGTGGTGTGGCTAACACTCACTGCGATTCGTTCCAACTAATCCGCGGTGTGCCTCAGCCGCCTGATCGGATCTCACAACAACAAAGGAGGTGCAATGGTGCCGGGGAAAAGGGAACTGTAAAATGCGGCAGTAGTGGTAAATGCCAGTATCCAAAGAAgag GAAAGTGAGGGTGAAAAGATCGTTTAAGGTTCCTGCCATTAGTAACAAGATTGCAGACATTCCAGCTGATGAATATTCATGGAGGAAATACGGGCAGAAGCCAATTAAGGGTTCCCCCTATCCTAG GGGATACTATAAGTGCAGCAGCATGAGAGGGTGTCCAGCGAGGAAACATGTTGAGAGAAGTCTTGAAGACCCTGCGATGCTCGTCGTCACCTACGAAGGTGAGCATAAGCATTCACCATCTGACCAGTGA
- the LOC117631032 gene encoding histone H1-like produces MSETDVKGKKARSPPSHPPFVEMITEAIVALKERTGSSQYAITKFVEEKNKNLPQTFRKLLLYNLKKLVASGKLVKVKNSFKLPPGRSAPVKEKPDAPKPKKSAEAVVKPRPKPKAVAKPKANVAAKPKPKAAAKPKLKAVAAKPKAAVKPKAKPAAAKPAAKVARTSTRSSPKVEVKAKVKKPVAPARAVKKPKSVKSPVKKKTQAKKGKK; encoded by the exons ATGTCTGAAACTGACGTCAAGGGCAAGAAGGCAAGATCGCCACCTTCTCACCCTCCTTTTGTCGAG ATGATTACGGAGGCGATTGTGGCGCTGAAGGAGAGGACAGGGTCGAGCCAGTACGCGATCACCAAGTTCGTCGAGGAAAAGAACAAGAATTTGCCTCAGACCTTCAGGAAGCTCCTGCTCTACAATTTGAAGAAGCTTGTGGCTTCTGGTAAGCTCGTCAAGGTTAAGAACTCATTCAAGCTCCCTCCTGGTCGCTCGGCTCCGGTGAAAGAGAAGCCAGACGCGCCCAAGCCTAAAAAGTCGGCTGAGGCGGTTGTCAAGCCTAGGCCGAAGCCGAAAGCGGTTGCTAAGCCCAAGGCCAATGTCGCGGCTAAGCCTAAGCCCAAAGCGGCTGCAAAGCCTAAGCTTAAGGCAGTGGCTGCTAAACCAAAGGCGGCTGTGAAACCGAAGGCGAAGCCAGCGGCTGCCAAGCCGGCTGCTAAGGTTGCAAGAACATCGACGAGGTCGTCGCCGAAGGTGGAGGTGAAGGCGAAGGTGAAGAAGCCGGTGGCTCCGGCCAGGGCTGTGAAGAAGCCAAAGAGCGTGAAATCTCCggtgaagaagaaaactcaGGCGAAGAAGGGGAAGAAGTGA
- the LOC117631527 gene encoding receptor-like protein kinase ANXUR1 — MRIKTHIVFFFSFVSLFLNGLHAANSDSDSLILGCGSENEAKDADGRKWQPDSKYLTGSQGSPAQAQYQDPALLSEVPYMKARIFTSNATYKFPVKPRQRYIIRLYFYPAVYGSNNAEQSYFAVIANGITVLQNFSASITCKALTQAYIMREYFLAPLNKDSLEVTFSPSSGFAFVNGIELIGTPDMFGSATIVGASDQAFDGRSTNLQTMFRVNIGGQFISPTNDSGALTRTWYDDFAYVFGAQLGVTNEAAKDVKIDYKDMPGYIAPVDIYKTSRSMGEKKDINLSYNLTWVFNQVDPKFMYLVRLHFCDFYLSKTNQIVFTVYINNQTAEAEADVIGWTGGKGVPTYRDYVVAFKDGSDSNLWLALHPAMKSRPEFYDALINGVEIFKLEQGKTLAGPNPNPSEMLAKDQERERSFENQQQQQQGGSGTNKAHVIGGAAGGAAAFGIVAALCIAVYQRKKKALGTETHTSSWLPLYGNSHTSGTKSTISGKSTASSHLTTAAQGRCRRFSFIEMKQATKSFDESNVIGVGGFGKVYKGVIDAGMKVAIKRSNPQSEQGVHEFQTEIEMLSELRHKHLVSLIGFCDEDNEMCLVYDFMSRGTLREHLYKGNKSQAQLSWKKRLEICIGAAKGLHYLHTGARWTIIHRDVKTTNILLDENWEAKVSDFGLSKTGPNMDTGHVSTVVKGSFGYLDPEYFRRQQLTEKSDVYSFGVVLFEALCARPALNPSLPKEQVSLADWALHCQRKGTLEDIIDPHLKGKVNMESIKKFADTAEKCLSDAGTDRPTLNDILWNLEFALQLQDDTDGSNHSSRRARSDSDDAHLRNQNMMAMHYSNLSLGSESDLNEESNNTTNSNETTSDSSAIFSQIVNPKGR; from the coding sequence ATGCGCATCAAAACACACatcgtattttttttttcttttgtgtctCTGTTCCTGAATGGCCTCCATGCTGCAAACTCGGACTCGGATTCATTGATCCTTGGCTGTGGCTCAGAAAATGAGGCCAAAGATGCAGATGGGAGGAAATGGCAACCAGACTCAAAGTACCTTACTGGATCTCAAGGAAGTCCGGCTCAAGCCCAATATCAGGACCCTGCACTTCTTTCTGAGGTTCCATACATGAAAGCCAGGATTTTCACCTCAAATGCCACATACAAGTTTCCAGTGAAACCCAGGCAGCGCTACATTATTAGACTCTATTTCTATCCGGCTGTTTATGGCAGCAACAATGCTGAGCAGTCCTATTTTGCGGTCATCGCCAATGGAATCACTGTCCTGCAAAACTTTAGTGCTTCAATCACTTGTAAGGCCCTTACGCAAGCTTATATCATGAGGGAGTATTTCCTGGCTCCCCTGAATAAGGATTCTCTAGAGGTCACCTTTTCGCCTTCCTCGGGATTTGCTTTTGTGAATGGTATTGAGCTGATTGGAACGCCTGACATGTTCGGCAGCGCCACAATTGTTGGGGCTTCAGACCAGGCTTTTGATGGAAGGAGTACAAATTTGCAGACCATGTTTAGAGTGAATATTGGTGGGCAGTTTATTTCACCCACCAATGACTCTGGCGCCCTGACCAGGACATGGTATGATGACTTTGCTTATGTATTTGGTGCTCAACTTGGGGTCACCAACGAGGCCGCCAAAGATGTTAAAATTGATTACAAAGATATGCCAGGATATATTGCTCCTGTTGATATCTACAAGACCTCAAGATCCATGGGAGAAAAGAAGGACATCAACCTGAGTTACAATCTCACATGGGTGTTCAACCAGGTTGATCCCAAATTCATGTACCTTGTAAGGTTACACTTCTGTGACTTTTACCTCAGCAAAACCAATCAGATAGTGTTCACTGTTTACATCAACAATCAAACTGCCGAGGCTGAAGCAGATGTGATCGGATGGACGGGAGGAAAGGGGGTGCCTACATACAGAGATTATGTGGTAGCATTCAAGGATGGTAGTGATAGTAACCTTTGGCTAGCTTTGCATCCTGCAATGAAATCCCGTCCTGAGTTCTACGATGCACTCATCAACGGAGTGGAGATATTCAAGCTTGAACAGGGTAAAACTTTGGCAGGCCCTAACCCTAACCCTTCTGAAATGTTGGCAAAGGAccaggaaagagagagaagcttTGAAaatcagcagcagcaacagcaggGAGGAAGTGGAACCAACAAAGCTCATGTGATTGGTGGTGCTGCTGGAGGAGCTGCAGCCTTCGGCATAGTGGCCGCATTGTGCATTGCTGTgtaccaaagaaagaaaaaagcccTAGGAACCGAAACACACACTTCTAGCTGGCTACCACTCTATGGCAATTCACATACCAGTGGcaccaaatcaacaatttcAGGCAAGAGTACTGCTAGCAGCCACCTCACAACAGCTGCTCAAGGCCGTTGCAGGCGTTTCTCCTTTATCGAGATGAAACAAGCTACTAAGAGTTTTGATGAGTCTAATGTCATTGGTGTTGGAGGATTTGGAAAGGTGTACAAGGGTGTCATTGATGCAGGGATGAAAGTGGCCATCAAGAGGTCTAACCCACAATCAGAACAAGGAGTTCATGAATTCCAAACTGAAATTGAGATGCTTTCAGAGTTGAGGCATAAACACTTGGTCTCTCTGATTGGATTCTGTGACGAAGATAACGAAATGTGCTTGGTTTATGACTTCATGTCACGCGGGACTCTACGGGAGCATCTGTACAAGGGCAACAAATCTCAAGCTCAGCTGTCATGGAAGAAAAGGCTGGAGATTTGTATTGGAGCAGCAAAGGGACTTCACTACCTTCACACAGGGGCTAGGTGGACCATTATTCACAGGGATGTCAAGACAACAAACATTCTCTTGGATGAGAACTGGGAAGCCAAGGTTTCTGATTTTGGGCTCTCAAAGACTGGCCCCAACATGGACACCGGGCATGTTAGTACAGTGGTGAAGGGCAGCTTTGGCTACTTAGATCCTGAATATTTCAGGAGGCAACAGTTGACTGAAAAATCTGATGTCTATTCATTTGGGGTTGTTCTCTTTGAGGCATTGTGTGCAAGGCCTGCTCTGAATCCTAGCCTGCCAAAGGAACAGGTTAGTCTAGCAGACTGGGCCCTGCATTGCCAAAGAAAAGGAACTCTGGAGGACATCATTGATCCTCATCTCAAGGGGAAAGTCAACATGGAAAGCATCAAGAAATTTGCAGATACAGCTGAGAAGTGCTTGTCTGATGCGGGAACTGACCGCCCCACTTTGAATGACATCTTGTGGAACCTTGAGTTTGCTCTCCAGTTGCAGGACGACACAGATGGTTCAAACCACTCTTCAAGACGCGCAAGAAGTGACTCCGACGATGCCCATCTAAGAAACCAGAACATGATGGCAATGCATTACAGCAACCTCAGCCTTGGAAGTGAGAGTGATCTGAATGAAGAATCCAACAACACCACCAACTCAAATGAAACCACCAGCGACTCCAGCGCAATCTTCTCACAGATTGTCAATCCAAAAGGGCGATGA
- the LOC117630621 gene encoding inversin-B: MTDEQCRPPTSYSSSLSLSLSSSEEELQHMPLAPPKMLNRKRLSKQLSMCETPRDIAWEKRRRQILRQERRRNGINDSDDMVLTDEDLHELKGCIELGFGFNEEEGQRLCPTLPALDLYFAVNRQFSPSPVSTPNSARHSTSSLGGRSSSFGSPRSDTDAWKICSPGDNPQQVKTKLRHWAQAVACSVMQSSLNPRKTWVVFFCLCVSKTTEVELPVNSLCLQPPTNKLGPFFQSFRNPTNKLFLLGFALLMAPDASAALAVRDKVQQFLNAAVTGNLDLLKNLAGQLDEGKDLAKTVADIKDANKRGALHFAAREGKTEVCKYLLEELKLDVDTKDEDGETALIHAARQGHTDTAKYLLDSGANPAIASDLGATALHHSAGLGDIELLRYLISKGADVNSQSEAGTPLIWAAGHGQQDAVKVLLEHHANPNSENDDSITPLLSSVAAGSLPCLELLIQAGAKVNISAGGATPLHIAADIGSPEILQLLLKAGADPNITDEDGLKPIQVAAARGNRSAVEILFPLTSKLETIPKWTVDGILEYMQSETSRQQEQARNSKELNVPKDSTSPKQELPEVTPEAKKKAAEAKSRGDDAFKTKDYNMAIDAYTQAIDMDPTDGTLFSNRSLCWMRLGQPEYALADAKACRALKPDWAKACYREGAALRLLQKFDEAANSFYEGVRLDPENQALVDAFREAVEAGRKFHGADKQKS, translated from the exons ATGACGGACGAGCAATGCAGACCGCCGACATCATATTCGTCATCGCTATCGCTTTCCCTTTCCTCGTCTGAGGAGGAGCTCCAGCACATGCCGCTGGCGCCGCCCAAGATGCTGAACCGGAAGCGCCTCAGCAAGCAGCTGTCCATGTGCGAGACACCACGAGACATTGCGTGGGAGAAGCGGCGCCGCCAGATTCTCAGGCaggagaggaggaggaatGGGATCAACGACTCCGATGACATGGTCCTCACGGACGAAGACTTGCACGAGCTCAAAGGCTGCATtgagctagggtttggattcaATGAGGAAGAGGGTCAGAGGCTCTGCCCTACCTTGCCCGCTCTTGACCTTTACTTTGCCGTCAACCGCCAGTTCTCCCCGAGTCCCGTGTCCACCCCGAATAGCGCCCGCCATTCTACATCGTCATTGGGTGGACGGTCCTCGTCGTTTGGAAGCCCTAGGAGCGACACAGATGCATGGAAGATTTGCAGTCCAG gtGATAATCCACAACAGGTAAAAACCAAGTTGAGGCATTGGGCTCAAGCTGTGGCTTGTTCAGTGATGCAGTCTTCT TTAAACCCCAGAAAAACTTGGGTCGTCTTCTTCTGTCTCTGTGTCTCGAAGACAACCGAAGTTGAACTCCCAGTGAATTCTCTCTGCTTACAGCCTCCGACTAACAAACTCGGCCCCTTCTTTCAAAGCTTCAGAAACCCAACAAATAAACTATTTCTCCTTGGCTTTGCCCTCCTTATGGCCCCTGACGCTTCAGCTGCCCTTGCAG TGAGGGATAAAGTTCAACAATTTCTCAATGCTGCGGTTACTGGGAATCTTGATCTCTTAAAGA ATTTGGCCGGGCAACTTGATGAAGGGAAGGATTTGGCAAAAACTGTGGCTGATATTAAGGATGCCAACAAGCGAGGGGCCCTTCATTTTGCGGCGAGAGAGGGCAAGACTGAGGTGTGCAAGTACTTGCTGGAGGAACTGAAGCTTGATGTTGATACAAAGGACGAAGACG GTGAGACTGCTCTTATTCATGCTGCTCGGCAAGGCCATACTGATACTGCAAAATACCTGCTTGATTCTGGTGCCAATCCTGCTATAGCCAGTGATTTAGGGGCCACGGCTCTTCATCATTCCGCTGGACTAG GAGACATTGAGTTACTGAGGTATTTGATCTCCAAAGGTGCTGATGTTAATTCCCAAAGTGAAGCTGGCACTCCTTTGATTTGGGCTGCCGGTCATGGTCAACAAGATGCTGTGAAAGTTTTGTTAGAACACCATGCCAAT cCAAATTCTGAAAATGATGACAGTATTACTCCTTTGTTATCTTCTGTTGCGGCTGGTTCACTGCCATGCTTAGAGTTATTGATTCAG GCTGGTGCCAAAGTAAATATTAGTGCAGGTGGAGCAACCCCTTTGCACATTGCTGCTGATATTGGCAGCCCAGAGATCTTACAATTATTGTTGAAAGCTGGAGCAGATCCCAATATCACTGATGAG GATGGTTTGAAGCCTATACAGGTCGCAGCTGCAAGAGGGAACCGCAGTGCTGTTGAGATTCTCTTTCCCTTGACATCAAAGCTTGAAACCATCCCAAAATGGACGGTTGACGGCATACTTGAGTATATGCAGTCTGAAACAAGCAGACAACAG GAACAAGCTAGAAACTCGAAGGAACTTAATGTGCCAAAAGACTCTACATCACCAAAACAAGAGCTCCCGGAG GTGACCCCTGAAGCGAAGAAGAAAGCTGCAGAAGCAAAATCAAGAGGAGATGATGCTTTCAAAACAAAGGATTATAATATGGCCATTGATGCATATACACAG GCAATTGATATGGACCCGACCGATGGTACTTTGTTTTCTAATCGAAGCCTTTGTTGGATGCGTCTTGGTCAACCTGAGTATGCCTTAGCTGATGCAAAGGCCTGCAGGGCATTAAAACCAGATTGGGCAAAAGCTTGCTACCGAGAAGGTGCAGCATTGCGCCTATTGCAG AAGTTTGATGAAGCTGCCAATTCTTTTTACGAAGGTGTCAGGCTGGACCCTGAAAATCAGGCACTTGTAGATGCTTTCAG AGAAGCGGTTGAAGCTGGAAGGAAATTTCATGGTGCTGATAAACAGAAATCATAG
- the LOC117629991 gene encoding 40S ribosomal protein S15-4-like, with protein MADVEADVAVAGVPKKRTFKKFSFRGVDLDALLDMSTDELVKLFPARARRRFQRGLKRKPMALIKKLRKAKREAPPGEKPEPVRTHLRNMIIVPEMIGSIIGVYNGKTFNQVEIKPEMISHYLAEFSISYKPVKHGRPGIGATHSSRFIPLK; from the exons ATG GCGGATGTGGAGGCTGATGTGGCGGTGGCCGGAGTGCCTAAGAAGAGGACGTTTAAGAAGTTCAGCTTCAGAGGCGTCGATTTGGATGCTCTTCTTGATATGTCCACTGATGAGCTCGTTAAGCTCTTCCCTGCCAGGGCTCGCAGAAG GTTTCAGAGAGGTTTGAAAAGAAAGCCAATGGCATTGATCAAGAAGCTGCGCAAAGCT AAAAGGGAGGCACCACCAGGTGAGAAACCGGAGCCAGTTAGGACTCACCTCCGAAACATGATCATTGTACCCGAAATGATCGGGAGCATCATTGGAGTTTACAATGGCAAGACCTTCAATCAGGTTGAGATCAAGCCAGAAATGATCAGCCATTATCTTGCTGAGTTCTCTATAAGTTACAAGCCTGTGAAGCACGGAAGGCCTGGTATTGGTGCTACTCACTCTTCTAGGTTCATTCCCCTTAAGTGA